From the genome of Desulfovibrio sp. JY:
AGCACCCGGGCGGTGTCGCGGATGGGTTCGTCGCGGCCGAGCTGGGAATCGTTTTGGGTCATGAAAATGGGCCAGCCGCCGAGATGGCGCACGGCGACCTCGAAGGAGACGCGGGTGCGGGTGGAGGCCTTTTCAAAGACGAGGATGCAGGTTTTGCCGTCGAGCAGGCCCGAGCGGTAATCGGCGGCCTTCATGGTGGCGGCCCTGTCGAGCAGGGCGGCGGCCTCTTGCTTGGAGAAGTCCAGAATGGTCAGGAAGTGTTGGGGCATGACGTTATCCTTGCGACGCGACTTGCCATAAATTGTAGAAAAGGCAATATATAGTCTTATCCGCCAGGTATTGTAAAGGGCCTGGACGCCACATCGCTGTTCCGGATGCGTTGACCCGGCCGCCGTCAAGGTGGTAGCAAAACCCCATGCTGACACATCCCATCCGTCGCCGGGCCGCCTGTCCGGCCGGGCGCGGAAACACGGGCCCGTCGGCCCATAATCCAGGCGGGAGGATGCACTCATGAAGGCAATGCGCACGGTGTGCCTGTTGGTTGGCTTCTCGGCCCTTGTGGCTCTGTCGGGATGCGTGGTCGCGGCCGGTCCCACGGTGTACGTGCCGTCGCCGCCGCCCGTCTGCCCGGACGGCTACTACTGGTCGCCGGGATACGGCTGCGTGCCCGCGCCCGTCATGGTCGCTCCAAGCGTCGTCTACGCCCAGGTCAATACCCAGTACCTGAGCCTTCGGTCCTGTCCGACGACCAAGTGCGGCATCCTGGCCTCGCTTGACCTCGGCGAGCAGGTCCAGGTGCTTTACCACCAGGGCGGCTGGACCCATGTTTTCGTCCCCACCCGGGGGCTTGAAGGCTGGGTCGCCACCAAGTACATCGATTAAAAGCGTTTTCTTGTCGTGCGGCGGTCGGCCAGCCAGGTCGTCCGCCGCAGCGCCCCCCTCCGTCTGGACAAAGCGCCGCGCCGGCTCTATAGGTAGCCGGATGCGATATTTCCCGTCGACTGCCGCCTGCCGGCGCATCCTTCGGATCTCCGAACGCCTTTTTACCGCCACAACGCCGGTTCGGGTCGCCGCCTTTCGTCACGCCCCGACCCCGGCTGCAAACGAATTGCCCCGGGCCGAGGCCAACTGACGGCTTCCG
Proteins encoded in this window:
- a CDS encoding SH3 domain-containing protein, translating into MKAMRTVCLLVGFSALVALSGCVVAAGPTVYVPSPPPVCPDGYYWSPGYGCVPAPVMVAPSVVYAQVNTQYLSLRSCPTTKCGILASLDLGEQVQVLYHQGGWTHVFVPTRGLEGWVATKYID